In Nostoc piscinale CENA21, the genomic stretch TTCCCTTGAAGATTAAACCCAGCATTCAACCCAGATTTTAAAGAACCACTGGCTACTACTGTTCCATTCAAAGCACCTGTTAATTCTGCCAAGCTGGGTAAAGGCGGTGCTTGTTTTTTCTCTTGCTGTTGTTGCTGTTCTGTGGCTGTGGCAATTTTAGAGAAGTATTCTAGTTGTGTGAGCAAGTCTGCATTGGGTAAGCGCACAGATGTGGTATCAAGTGCGGTTGCGCCTGCTAGTGTGGGTGGTTCTGTACCTGTGCTGAAATCTTTAAAATCGTAGATATTAAACGCTTGTAAAAGTTCTTGTATTCGCGTTTGGGCTAAATTCGCTTGGACTTGAAATTGGGGATTATTGCCAGTTTGCACACTTCCACTGAGGGCAATGCTACTTTCTCCCAGACGCAAGAGACCGTTAGTTAAGTTAGCCGCACCATTGGCATAATTAAAACTACCACGAAATTCTGCGGCGGAAACTCTGGCAACACGGGGCTGAGAAATTGCCACATCTCCCGCTAAAGCATAATTATTCAGATTAACTACTAAATTTCCTGATAATTGCCCGCCCAAGGGTTTCAAGTTATTGTTAGGTAAAAAGCCGCCAACCAAGGCGATGGGAAATTGTTGGGCGTTGATAATTAAATTATCTCCCTCGGTTCTACCTGTAGTAATAGCGCCATCACGCCGGACTAAAAAGGAAGTTGGGCGATAGTTGCCATCGAGGTTGAGGGCTATCCTATCTTGTGTACCTGCGAGGCGCAGACTTGCCCCTTGTCCGCCTTGAAAATTCACATTACCAGTTAAAACGGGGTCAAATGCTACGTTTCCGACATTGAAATTCCGTAGCCGCAGACTACCCGTAGCTTGGGGAACTTCTGGAGTACCTGTCACTCGCCCATTAAAATCAACAAAACCTGATAGGGCGATATCTCCGGGAACTTGCACACCAGTATTATTGAGGTTGAAATTCTGCGCCAGGACATCAAAATTAAAGCCGGTGATTTTCGGTGTACCTGTTGCTGGTAATTGTACAGCGATCGCACCACTCGCACTAACCCCCGGTGTCGTCGCCCGTGGCACAATAATTTGCTGACCATTCCAACGAAATTCGGCTGACAATGGTTGTGCTAACTGCGCTATTCCTTGGTTGGCGCGAAGTTGTCCGGCGGCGCGGATATCTGCTAAGGCAAAAGATTTTGTATTCCCAGCCACCTGCACATTACCATTCAGCCTACCCCGTAGTTGGGGTGAAAAACGGCTGAGTTGAATTTGAGAAGCATTCGCCACTGCTTGCCAGCGACCATTATTCAAGCTAATATCCCTGACATTGACTCTACCCCCCGCCACACTCAAGTTTGCTTGTCCTGACGCTTGAATGGTTTCCGGTTGGAAAGATTTTGTGCTGCCTGATAAATTCACAGAGGCACTACTTAATACTCCTTGGAATTGTGCGGGAATCTGCGAAAAACGGCTGAGTTGAATTTGGGAAGCATTCGCCACTGCTTCCCAGCGATTATTATTCAAGTTAATATCCCTGACATTAACTCGACCCCCCGCCAGACTCAAGTTTGCTTCTCCTGAAGCTTGAAAAGATTTGGTACTACCCGCCAAACTCACCGAAGCACTAGTTAATACTCCCTGAAATTGGGCAGGAATTTCTTTAAATCGGCTTAACTCAACTTTTTCTGTATTAACAACAGCTTGCCAACGGTTTTGGGCAACTTGACCTTTAGCAGTGATGGTATTACCCGCTACATTAAACACAGCCGTTGGCAAAACAAAATTCTGCCCTTGTTGCTCAATGACTGCTGCACCGATGGTTGGGTAGGTAGCATTCGGCGCTTGCACTTGGGCGACTGTCCGCAAATTCCCCAGATAGCCAAAAACCCTAGCATTGGCTGAGACGTTCCCGACTTTGATGCTAGATGCAGAGTTGTTGGTTTTGGCGATGACATCCCCTGGTAAATTTTGGGCGAGAACATTCAACAATACTCTGCCTTGGGGCGCTAGTTGCACTTGACCACCGCCGACGATTTGCCCTCCGGCTGGTGGTTGCACCAAGATTCTGGCAATGTTGAGTACTAAAGGTTGCTTGCCGAGAGAACCAGTAATTTGTGTATTAGCTGAGACATTACCGATGCTAATTGGTGGTGTAATCCCGTATTTCTGCGCCAGTATATCTCCTGAAATACCTCCGGCTTGCAGGTCAAATTTTACTTGACCGCCTAGTATTGCTTGACCACCGCCTGTAATGATTCCACCTGCTGCGGGGACGAGTTTAAGATTTGAGACAGTGATTTGAGAAGCATTTTTATTGACATTGAGGCGAAAGTCAGTATTAACAGTTTGGAACTGCACACGGTCAACTTGAACAGGTTTGGTGTTGCTGACTGTACCGCTAAGAACTGGCTGTTGCAGAGAACCTTGCACTTTAACCTTGGCTTGGACTTCCCCCGTGGCGACGACGGGAGATTTAACGTTGAAGGTGTCTAAGAGATTTTTTGCATTGACGGGTTTGACAAGGGCGGAAAGGTCAAAACCTGTTTTTAGATTGACTGTACCATTGGCTAAGAGAGGAACTTTGCCCAAATTGGTGGTGAGATTATCTAATGCGATCGCCTCACCTTGAAATACTAATCTGCCATTAGAATTAACAAACTTCTGGGGAACATTTTGAATTTGCGCTGTGACTTGATGAGGAATAGCAGTCCCGGTAATTGCTATATCTGAAGCATCTGCGGGAATTGTCACTTTTAAATCAGCATCTACCCTTCCGGCTTGCAAAACAAGGGGTAATTCCAGTAATCTACTAACATTTGATGCTGATAAATTATCTGCTGCAACCTGAAGATTAGTTTGTTGCGGTTGAAATTGTGTATCACCAGAAATTTTAACTGTGCCGCCTCTAGCAAATTGACCTGTTATTTCATAACTAGCTCCTTTATTTTCTGGTAAAAATCGCGCCACACCACCAAATTGATTAATCACTACAGAACCTTTAGGTTTGGTTGGTGCAGAAGCTGGTGATAATTCTACATTGCCATTAACAATCTGAAGTGTTTGTAATTGAGTTTGAACAATACCTTTTCCTTCTTGAGACTTGACCTCAGTTGTTACCCAACGCCCATCCTGGTTTTGCTGAATGTAAACATCGGGTTGAACCAAGGTGACATTTAACGGTAGTGTGCGGGTGAACAGGACTGGTAACAGTGAAAACTTTACCTCAACAGCCTTTGCTGTCAATTGGTCAGCATCCGTAGGCGTTGCTGGTATTGATAAAGAACTAAATCTCAAGCTAGAAAGAGAAAAAGACTCTACTTGACCTAAATTAATTGGTCGCCCTAGTAATTGTTCCAGATTTGTTTCTACTAACGGTGCTAATTCGTTATAAACATAATTTCTTACCCACCAAATTCCTGATGCAATGCCAGCAAGCAAGAAAATTCCTATAACTAGGCTAGTACGTCTTAAAAGGAGAAGATGTAATAAACGACGGTTTGTCGGCTCCTGATCATTTCCTGAATTGGGAGGGCGCGTCATTTTCGTTACCAGCAACGCTATCGAGTAACAAAGTTATTATTACCCGAAAACAACATAGTTGTTTTACCTAACTTCTCAAAACTTGTTCTAGATAGATTAGTAGTTCCTTCTCTTGAGAGATGACAGACTGATAGTACTTATTTGGGTGTAGGGGGGTAAGGGTTTAGGGGTGTAGGGGAAGACACACTTTTTTACACCCTCATACCCCCAAACCCTGACACCCTCATAACCCCCGCACCCTGACACCCTCATACCCCACACCCTGACACCCCTACACCCTCATCTTCCTAACTAAGTTTCAAGCATTAATTAACAGTCTATTTGCTACGTTAACAGGAGAAATTCAAGAAAAGTTAACCTGAAGTAAAAAAAAATACATCGTTTAAGGTTTCATCTTCCGGCATTGTCTCATAGACTAGGGGCAGCAACCTTATTAAAACTGGCTGAGGAAAGTGGAAATTGACTGAGACAAACAACTTAAACTCTACCTTTCAAGATGTGTCCCGTAGAGAATTGCGAGATTTAGTCAGGACGCAATTGCAAATGCTGTTAGAAGCAGCAGATTTACAAGCGGCAAAATCAATTTTAGTACCCGTACAACCTGCGGATATTGCCGAAGCAATTGAAGGTTTACCAGAAGCGATGCACGCTTTAGCTTTTCGTTTGCTTTCTAAAGATGAAGCGATCGAAGTCTACGAGTATCTTGACTATAGTGTACAAGAACGATTAATTGAAGAATTAAAAAGTCAAGAAGTTCGTGATATTGTCGATCAAATGTCTTCGGATGACAGAGCGAGGTTATTTGATGAATTGCCTGCCAAAGTTGTCAATCGGTTGCTAGAACAATTAAGTCCGGTAGAACGTCAAGCTACGGCTTTGCTGTTAGGTTATGAACCTAATACAGCCGGGCGAATTATGACTTTAGAGTTTATTTCTCTCAAGGAAAATATTACAGTTATTCAGGCTCTAGAGCGGATTCGTCGGTTAGCTAATGCCAGCGAAATCATTTACTATCTCTACGTCACAGACGCAGAACGACGCTTGACAGGGATTGTATCTCTGCGAGATTTGGTAACATCTCAACCAGAACAAATCATTGGGGAAATTATGACCCGTGATGTGATATTTGTTCGCACAGATACAGACCAAGAAGAAGTCGCAAGAGCCATCCAAAGATATGACTTTTTAGCTGTACCTGTGGTAGATAAACAACAGCTTTTGGTAGGTATTGTTACGGTTGATGATGTAATTGATATTTTACAAGAAGAAACCACTAAAGATATTTATGCGTTAGGTGGTGGTGTACAGTCGAGTGGCGATAATTATTTCCAGATGAACTTGATGGAAGTCGCACGTAAACGAGTGGTATGGTTATTTGTTTTATTAATTACTAATACTGTTACAGGCACAATAATTAAATCCCAAGAAGATATTTTAACCAAAGTAGTCACCCTAACAGCATTTATTCCTTTATTAACAGGAACTGGCGGTAACGTAGGCGCTCAATCTTCGACAGTGGTAATTCGGGGGATGAATACTGAAGAAATTCGTTCTCTCGGTACATGGCAAGTAATTGGCAGAGAAGCGATCGCAGGTTTACTCTTGGGTGGTATGCTGGGGATAATCGCTACAATTTGGGCATATTTTTTACAAGGAAGAATTGAAGTTGCGATCGCTGTTGGTACTAGTTTAGTCGCGATTTCGGTTTTAGCTTCGGTTTCTGGTTCCACACTGCCATTTTTATTTCGGATGTTACGTTTAGATCCTGCTTTGATGTCTGCACCATTTATCACCACAGCCGTCGATGTCGTAGGAGTTTTGATTTATTTCAATTTGGCAAGAGTAATTTTACAGCTATAGCAGAAGGCACTCCGGCAAAGCCGGAGAAGTCAAAAGTAAAAAACCAAAAGTCAAAAGTATTCTTGATTTTTGACTTTTAACTTTTGCCTTGTGACTTACCGTTATGCGGTTGAGGCAGGAGACAGGGAAAGTCTTGTAAAAACACTAACACTCTTCCACCCCCCCCCAAAAGTAAACAGATGGATAAAATTTACCCATCTGTAACAAGTAAGCGGAGGTATAAACTTGTGTGTTAGTTAGCGTGTGCTAGTTGTGGAGATTCAATCGCAGAGAATTTCACAGCTTTGACGAATTCTTGCAGCACGTCTTTTAGCCTTTGTTCCAGTTCTTCATCTAGCAGGACACTATCATCGGGTTGCTTTTGAATTTGTTTGTCTACTGCATATACGGTGGCGAGAATATGGCGTGCGCCTAACTCTCCAAGGATGGGTTTCAGGGCATATTCAATAGCTAACAAATGGGCAATTGTGCCACCAGTCGCCAGAGGTAACACGACTTTTCCGGTCAAGGATTTTTGCGGGAGTAAGTCTAAAAATGCTTTGAGTACGCCTGTGTAAGCAGCTTTGTAGATTGGTGTGGCAATAATTACGCCGTCGGCTTGGGCTAATAAAGCTTTGGGTTGTTCTAAGGCGGGGCTGTCATACTTGCCAAACACTAAATCTTCCGCAGGTAAATCGCGCACAGAAATAATGTCTATGTGTAGACCTTCTTTTTCCAAGAGTTTGGCGGCATATTCCAAAATTCCGTAGGTTCTGGAAGGATGGGAAGGACTACCTGCGATCGCTAAAATCCGAGTCATGTAAATACACTCCTAATTTATACATTAATTCACGGTGATTTTGTCTTTTTGGTCTGCATAGCCTCGGCTGTATTGACCTTCTCACTCAAACGTTCGTAGGGGCGGCGTAAACTCATTGTCTCAACTTCCCAAATGTAGCCATGAATCACCACATCATCGGGAATCAACGGAGATTGACGTAGCAATTCCACCTGCTGTTTGCAGATTTCGTCTACATCGGTAAAGGTTTTAATCCATTTGGAAAACACACCTTTGGGTAGTTTCAACTCTGGTAAGGCGGGATCAACTGCAACTGCATCCACATCAATACCTCGGCTGCGTAACACTTCACTGAGAAAGTCTCCAGAAGCACTCATCATGCCGCACTCAGTATGGTTAATCACAATAATTTCTTTGGTGTTAAAAAATTGTGTGGTTAACATCGCTGACCGAATGGCATCATCTGTGACTAACCCGCCAGCATTACGAAAAATATGTGCATCGCCCTCGGCAATTCCTAAAGCTTTTTCTACTGGTAAACGTTCATCCATGCAGGCTAATACCCACAAACGTTTATTGTTGGGTATGCCCAATTGTCGCCGCAATGCCCAAGCTTCTTTTTGGGCAAGTTTTTCGTCAATTTGTTGATGCAACATAGCGGCTAATCTCCCATTCCTTTACTCTTTAGGATATGGACGCAGCTTTTTGCTGAGGCTGCTGCTTAAGGAATTCTTCATTAGCGACAATCTCGCCAAAGGGACTGATGATATGTTTTTCTTCGACTTTGGGCAAGTTCTCTAAAGGTAAACGCCCAAATAATAATTCTGCAACGCGATAAGCTTCTTCTAAATGGGGATAGCCAGAAAGAATAAAGGTTTCAATTCCCAAGTCTGCATATTCCAACATTCTGGCGGCGACTCTATCGGGATCACCAACCAGTGCTGTACCTGCACCACCACGCACTAAACCCACACCAGCCCATAAATTCGGACTAATTTCGAGTGTTTCTCGGCTACCTTTATGTAACTGACTCATACGGCGTTGCCCTTCCGAATCCATCCTCGCATAAACTTTTTGGGCTTTGGCAATGGCTTCATCATCCACATAGCGAATCAATTGATTAGCTGCGTCCCAAGCTTCAGTTTCAGTTTCCCGCACAATCACGTGTAGCCGAATGCCAAACCGCAAAGTTCTACCTTCAATCTCTGCAAGTCTGCGAACTGCGGCAATTTTTTCGGCAACTTGTTCGGGTGGTTCACCCCAAGTTAAGTAAACATCAACGTGTTTGGCGGCGATTTTTTGGGCGATCGCAGAGGAACCACCAAACCACAACGGCGGATAGGGTTTCTGCACAGGCGCAAACAAAATTTTACCGTCTTGAATATCTAGGTACTCACCTTTGAGGTTAACAGTTTCGCTATTGACGAGCGATCGCCATACCGTCAAAAATTCATCTGTTAATTCATAACGCTCATCATGAGCTAAATGCAAGCCATCTCCAGCCGCCTCCACAGGATCGCCACCAGTCACAACATTAATCAGCAACCTTCCTCTAGACAGACGGTCAAATGTCGCCGCCATCCTCGCGGCTAACGTTGGCGACATCAAACCTGGACGTATCGCCACCAAAAAACGCATCTGTTGGGTTAAGGATACTAAAGTTGATGCCACAACCCAGGCATCTTCACAAGATTTCCCGGTAGGTAATAATGCCCCTGTGTAACCCAGGTCATCTACTGCCTGTGCAATTTGTCGAAAGTACGGAAAGCTTACAGACCTCCCGCCAGTAGCTGTTCCTAAGTAACGCCCATCGCCGTGGGTAGGGATGAACCAGAGTAGCTGCATGAGTCCTATCCTTATTAAATACGGTAAATATATCGATTTACCGTATTTTAGTCTTGGATTAAGAGTATCACACATTGAACTCAGGGAAGCAAGGGTTTTTTTCAACTAGGTAGCCACAGGCGTTTGATATAGCAAAAGTCAGAATACTCGTGAAATTAGAAATAGAAAGCAGTGACTTAGTATTGTTTGTCCTATTTTCAAGTTAGCTATACAGGTAAAAATCTTTTATTGCCTACGTCCCATTCTTTTTTTCCAGTGTGTATTAATTTACTTATGATTATATTTTTGTTAAACTAACTTTAAATTACATAAAGTCAATAGTGTTGCCGTATTTTATTTAACACTCATCAATAAGTAGCCATTCAACTAACTATTGGGAACAAGTACTGATATTTAGCTATACACGTAAGGAGATAGAAAAATGGGGCCGATGTTTATTAATGCTGATGATTGGCCACATATAGGATTTAGGCTAGTAATGGCGTTGGTAGTTGGTTGCATGATTGGATTTAACCGTCAGCAAGGTGGTAGGCCAGCCGGAATGAGAACATTTATGTTAGTCAGTATGGGAGCAGCCTTGTTTGTTATGATACCATTACAAGCTGAAGGTGATAGTCCTTATGCAGCGACTAATGCCTTAAGTCGAACAATTCAAGGTGTTGCTACTGGGGTAGGATTTCTCGGAGCAGGATTAATTTTACAAGAATCCCCCAGAAAGAGTGCTGTTCCTAAAGTGCGGAATTTAACTACAGCTGCTTGTGTATGGACAGCCGCCGGATTAGGTGCTGCTATTGGCTGTGGTTTGTGGCAAATGGGATTAATAGGTGGACTGCTGACGTTGATTACTCTAAGTGGAGTGAAACGCATTAATCAGTCAGTGAAATTTAAGTTTGAGCAGAGTAGGACAATACAAACTCAAGAGAAAGTTAATCTCTTTGAGTCCGATGAGAATGATTAAATTTAAAATGTTGCCCAAGAGCGATCGCTACTTTAACAAACATTTTTATAACTTAGTATGAGATTTTTTGACTTTAGCAATCCAACCTTTATATAAATTCAGAATCTCTGCATAAGGAACAGTAGTTTCTGAAATTAAATAAAATAGTGGCTGGGCAAAATTGTTAGGAAATAGTTTGTGGAGAATTTTTGCAAAAATGTCTCTAATAATATACTCAATAAATAACCATTGTGATAAAGGAAATGCGTTATTACCCAGTTCTACTAAAGCATAACCATCTGGCTGACGGCGCACAGTAAATTGTGCGATCGCCTCTGGGATATTATCAGAATATTCATCTAAAAGCTTGTCAAATATCAATACATCTTCCAGAGCAGCATTGCAACCTTGACCAATGGATGGAGATACAGCGTGAGCCGCATCACCTATGAGCAATACACTATCACCATAATGGTAACTTTGACAGCGAACTGTTAACACTGTTGATGGCTGTTTAGTGCAGAAAGCTTCCGCCTCTGATGCTGGCATTAATTGACCAATATCTGGAAAATTTGCTTGAAAAAAAATTTAATACTTCTGCCTGGGTGGAAAGATTAGCTACTTGATTTTGTTGGCGAGGAAAATGAATAATTCCACTCATGGTTTTGCCTAATTGATGGAGTAATAAGACAACCGTGCCATCTTTCAGCATCCAAGAATGGATTTTATCTGTGGATAAATTGATATTAGATTGAGCTTCAGGAGCAGGTAAGAAAAATGATTTATAATCTGTGGGAATATATTTTTGTTCACAGATAAAATTTGCCTTCAATTTCAAACTTTCTCTAACCGCCGAATAGGCTCCATCTGCACCAATTAAAAAATCGTAATGCACAGTAGCCACTTCTTCTGATGCTTTAGATGTATTAATTACTATTAAGGTTTTAGTCGCAAAATCAACTTGCTGACATTGACAATCAAAGTGGATATTTAAGCGATGATGATACTTATTAGTTAAGTCTGATAAAATGGCGATCGCTAAATTTGTTCTATCAAGAGTGAATAAAGGATTTTGTCGTGGAGTATATCTAGTTTTGCCATTACTTTGATGAAAAATCGTGCCATTCATGACTAAACTTATGTCTTTGACTGCTGCTTCTAATCCCTCAATTTGTCTTAAAGCATACATCCCTCTCTCGTTGAGAGAGATGGGATAAGTTCTAGATTTAGAAAAAGCTATAATTCTGGGGTCACTGCGACGTTCATAAATATCTACTTGATAATTATCACCACGACGTAACAAATATTGAGCCAATAACAGTCCACTTGGGCCAGCACCAATAATCACTACTTTTTTTAGCATAAATTTAGAATTGACACACAGATAATGATGACGATCTGCAAGTTTACCAATCAAAATTCAGAATAATTAATAAATAGCATTCTACTAAATAGAAATTTTCATAATCTTATACTACTGATTATAAAACTCTGAGCAATTCTAGATTCTTACGTCTATGAAATAATCATAATTTGAATAACTCTATTTAATCCTTAAATTAATTTAGAATATTTTTGATGAAACTTTATATCATCAGTAACTAAACTTATATGGTAATACAAAACATGGATAAAAAAAACTCTGTCAGAAGTGAGAATTTGCTTTTTGGGTGAATCATTTGTCAACGGTATAGGCGACCCAGAATTTCTTGGTTGGACAGGGAGAATTTGCGTAAATGCTTATCAAAAAGGGTATGATATCACCTACTACAATTTAGGTGTACGCAGAGAAACCAGTACTGAACTCAAAAATCGTTGGCTAAGAGAAGTAACTTATCGTCTACCAAAAGAATATAACGGGAGAGTTGTATTTTGTTTTGGAGTGAATGACACGACTATCGAAAATGGTCAACCTCGTGTTGCTGTTGCAGATTCACTCAATAATATACGTGAGATTTTGAGCGTAGCCAAACAGTTATATCCTGTTTTGATGATTAGTCCACCGCCATGTACAGACGCAGAACAAAATCACAGAATTGGTAATTTAGCACAAGAGTTTGCTTTAGTTTGTCAGCAATTAGATGTGCCTTATCTTAATGTTTTCCCGACATTAATTAAATCGCATACTTGGATAGAAGAAGCCAAGAATTATGATGGCGCTCATCCACAAGCAGCGGGGTATACAGAATTGGCTCAAATTGTGAATAATTGGGATGCTTGGTTAAATTGGTTTAATTAAGAATTGCTTATACTAGATGCAGTAAAACTCCTGTGAAGAATCGAACTATGACAGCATCAAATATCAAAATACCACCTTTAGAAAGTGGCGATCGCCTAACTCGCCAAGAATTTGAACGTCGTTATTATGCCATGCCTCATACTAAAAAAGCAGAACTAATAGAAGGAGTTGTATACGTGGCTTCACCCTTACGTTTTAAAAGTCATGGAAAACCACATGGAAACTTGATAATTTGGCTAGGAACTTACAAAGTTGCGACCCCTGGTGTAGAGTTGGGTGATAATTCTACAGTCCGCTTAGATTTAGATAATGAACTACAGCCGGATGTTGTGCTGTTAATTGATGAACAACTGGGTGGACAAGCAAGTATTAGTGAAGATGACTATATTGAAGGCGCACCAGAATTAATTGCCGAAGTTGCTGCGAGTAGTGCTGCTAATGACTTGTATGATAAAAAGCGAGTATACCGACGCAATGGTGTAAAAGAGTATATTGTTTGGCAAGTTTTTGAGAATAAATTTGATTGGTTCATGTTAGAAAATGGTGAATATAAAGCGTTAAATCCTGATATAGATGGGATTATCAATAGTTATGTCTTTCCTGGTTTATGGTTGGATGTAAATGCACTGTTAACTGGAGAAATGACCCAAGTTTTAGCAGTACTGCAAAGAGGTTTAAACTCACAAGAACATCAAATATTTATACAACAATTAGCAAGTAAATCTTAAATTATTCATTCAACGCTATAGTTTTATTAGCAAAAGGTATTTTTTATGCAGCAAATTAATTTAGCTGAAGCATCTCAACACTTATCAGAATTAATCGAAGCGGCGCTTGATGGTGAAGAAATCATTATCACAAAAGATAATCTGCCAGCCGTGAAATTAATGCCTATCTTACCAGTTAAACGCCGTCGTCAACCAGGAAGTGCAAAGGGTTTAATCACTATGGCTGATG encodes the following:
- a CDS encoding type II toxin-antitoxin system Phd/YefM family antitoxin encodes the protein MQQINLAEASQHLSELIEAALDGEEIIITKDNLPAVKLMPILPVKRRRQPGSAKGLITMADDFDAPLEDFQEYM
- a CDS encoding Uma2 family endonuclease — translated: MTASNIKIPPLESGDRLTRQEFERRYYAMPHTKKAELIEGVVYVASPLRFKSHGKPHGNLIIWLGTYKVATPGVELGDNSTVRLDLDNELQPDVVLLIDEQLGGQASISEDDYIEGAPELIAEVAASSAANDLYDKKRVYRRNGVKEYIVWQVFENKFDWFMLENGEYKALNPDIDGIINSYVFPGLWLDVNALLTGEMTQVLAVLQRGLNSQEHQIFIQQLASKS
- a CDS encoding FAD-dependent oxidoreductase, with the protein product MLKKVVIIGAGPSGLLLAQYLLRRGDNYQVDIYERRSDPRIIAFSKSRTYPISLNERGMYALRQIEGLEAAVKDISLVMNGTIFHQSNGKTRYTPRQNPLFTLDRTNLAIAILSDLTNKYHHRLNIHFDCQCQQVDFATKTLIVINTSKASEEVATVHYDFLIGADGAYSAVRESLKLKANFICEQKYIPTDYKSFFLPAPEAQSNINLSTDKIHSWMLKDGTVVLLLHQLGKTMSGIIHFPRQQNQVANLSTQAEVLNFFSSKFSRYWSINASIRGGSFLH
- a CDS encoding GDSL-type esterase/lipase family protein; amino-acid sequence: MGESFVNGIGDPEFLGWTGRICVNAYQKGYDITYYNLGVRRETSTELKNRWLREVTYRLPKEYNGRVVFCFGVNDTTIENGQPRVAVADSLNNIREILSVAKQLYPVLMISPPPCTDAEQNHRIGNLAQEFALVCQQLDVPYLNVFPTLIKSHTWIEEAKNYDGAHPQAAGYTELAQIVNNWDAWLNWFN